Proteins encoded by one window of Actinocorallia herbida:
- a CDS encoding ABC transporter ATP-binding protein — protein sequence MAAPPALEITGLVKRYGRATAVADLSFTARRGEVTALLGPNGAGKTSTLEICEGYRAHDGGTVRVLGLEPGDRALRARVGVMPQTGGVPGTAKAGEFLRLMASFHTHPLDPAALMDRLGLTEHARTPYRRLSGGQQQRLSLAAAIVGRPELVFLDEPTAGLDPQARRATWELIADLRAAGVSVLLTTHFMDEAEQLSDQIVIIDRGRVVAEGAPAALTGAEHQLRFRARAGLGLDELLNALPAGSAAKESPAGHYLIEGEVGPELLATVTAWCASHGVLAEDLRIERRTLEDVFLELTGRELRG from the coding sequence ATGGCAGCACCCCCCGCACTGGAGATCACCGGCCTGGTCAAGCGCTATGGGCGGGCCACCGCGGTGGCGGACCTGTCGTTCACGGCCCGCCGCGGTGAGGTGACCGCGCTGCTCGGACCCAACGGGGCGGGCAAGACGAGCACCTTGGAGATCTGCGAGGGGTACCGGGCGCACGACGGCGGGACCGTCCGCGTCCTCGGCCTCGAGCCCGGCGACCGGGCGCTGCGCGCCCGGGTCGGGGTGATGCCGCAGACGGGCGGGGTGCCGGGCACGGCCAAGGCCGGGGAGTTCCTGCGCCTCATGGCCTCCTTCCACACCCACCCGCTCGATCCCGCCGCGCTGATGGACCGGCTCGGCCTCACCGAGCACGCCCGCACGCCCTACCGGCGGCTGTCCGGCGGCCAGCAGCAGCGGCTTTCGCTGGCCGCGGCGATCGTCGGCAGGCCCGAGCTGGTGTTCCTCGACGAGCCGACCGCGGGCCTCGACCCTCAGGCGCGCCGCGCCACCTGGGAGCTCATCGCCGACCTGCGCGCCGCCGGGGTCTCGGTGCTGCTCACCACCCACTTCATGGACGAGGCCGAGCAGCTGTCCGACCAGATCGTCATCATCGACCGGGGCAGGGTCGTCGCCGAGGGCGCGCCCGCCGCGCTGACCGGCGCCGAGCACCAGCTCAGGTTCCGCGCCCGCGCCGGACTCGGCCTCGACGAACTGCTCAACGCGCTCCCCGCGGGCAGCGCCGCCAAGGAGTCCCCCGCCGGCCACTACCTCATCGAGGGCGAGGTCGGCCCCGAACTCCTGGCCACCGTCACCGCCTGGTGCGCCTCCCACGGCGTCCTCGCCGAAGACCTGCGGATCGAACGCCGCACCCTGGAAGACGTCTTCCTGGAACTGACCGGCAGGGAGCTTCGCGGATGA
- a CDS encoding COX15/CtaA family protein, which yields MAVTTVDKSKNPLARARDAVWNPSTASLRLLALAAVVVNAGIILTGGVVRLTSSGLGCPTWPKCTGESLVPSAHPSHSLFNMLIEFGNRMLTFLVLAVAVSVFVAARRLRPQRRELVVLALLQPLGVLLQAGIGGITVLTKLNPSTVSIHYLCSSALIFAAFLLYVRVGEGDGPVRVLVAPPVRGATRLLTATVVAVLIVGTLVTGTGPHAGDSAADRLTFMHLHDITRIHSFLAWATVVLAVVLLVLMARTGAPARTRRAVHLFLGAVLLQGVIGYAQFFLLESFDGNTDLSTTAVDVQTALVGVHLFGSAILWIAALHVLFSQRVRAEVPAAPVAG from the coding sequence GTGGCTGTGACGACCGTTGACAAGAGCAAGAATCCGCTGGCCAGGGCGCGCGACGCGGTCTGGAACCCCTCCACCGCATCGCTGCGCCTGCTGGCGCTCGCGGCCGTCGTGGTGAACGCCGGGATCATCCTCACCGGCGGGGTGGTCCGGCTCACCTCCTCCGGCCTCGGCTGCCCGACCTGGCCGAAGTGCACCGGAGAGAGCCTCGTGCCCTCCGCGCACCCCTCGCACTCGCTGTTCAACATGCTCATCGAGTTCGGCAACCGGATGCTCACCTTCCTGGTGCTCGCGGTCGCGGTCTCCGTCTTCGTCGCGGCCCGGCGGCTGCGCCCGCAGCGCCGCGAGCTCGTCGTACTGGCCCTGCTCCAGCCGCTCGGGGTGCTGCTCCAGGCCGGGATCGGCGGCATCACCGTGCTCACGAAGCTGAACCCGTCGACGGTCTCCATCCACTACCTGTGCTCCTCGGCCCTGATCTTCGCCGCGTTCCTGCTGTACGTCCGGGTCGGCGAGGGCGACGGCCCCGTCCGCGTCCTCGTCGCGCCGCCCGTCAGGGGGGCGACCCGGCTGCTGACCGCGACCGTGGTGGCCGTGCTGATCGTCGGCACCCTCGTCACCGGCACCGGGCCGCACGCGGGCGACTCCGCGGCCGACCGCCTCACCTTCATGCACCTGCACGACATCACCCGGATCCACTCGTTCCTGGCCTGGGCGACGGTCGTGCTGGCCGTCGTGCTGCTGGTGCTGATGGCCAGGACCGGGGCTCCGGCGCGCACCCGCAGGGCCGTCCATCTCTTCCTCGGCGCGGTGCTGCTGCAGGGCGTGATCGGCTACGCCCAGTTCTTCCTGCTGGAGAGCTTCGACGGGAACACCGACCTGTCGACCACCGCCGTCGACGTCCAGACCGCCCTGGTCGGCGTCCATCTGTTCGGCTCCGCGATCCTGTGGATCGCCGCCCTGCACGTCCTGTTCAGCCAGCGGGTGCGGGCCGAGGTGCCGGCCGCGCCCGTCGCGGGCTGA
- a CDS encoding ABC transporter permease produces MTVLDFSPRPVAASLPRMVGAQAAYELKAVLRNGEQLLLTLIIPVLLLVVFSLTSLLDLGEGERVDFLTPGVLALAVMSTAFTGQAIGTGFERRYGVLKRLGATPLPRSGLILAKTLTVVLVELIQAVVIIAVALALGWSPAGNPAAAVLAVLLGTAAFSGFGLLMAGTLRAEATLAAANLVYLLLLVLGGVVFPLDKFPAGFASVLELLPISALSGALRAILADGTALPGAQLLILAGWAVAGLALAARFFRWE; encoded by the coding sequence ATGACCGTTCTGGATTTCAGTCCTCGGCCGGTGGCCGCGTCGTTGCCCCGGATGGTGGGGGCGCAGGCCGCGTACGAGTTGAAGGCGGTGCTGCGGAACGGCGAGCAGCTGCTGCTGACGCTGATCATTCCGGTGCTGCTGCTCGTGGTGTTCAGCCTCACTTCGCTGCTCGACCTCGGGGAGGGCGAGCGGGTGGACTTCCTCACGCCCGGCGTGCTGGCCCTGGCCGTCATGTCGACGGCGTTCACCGGGCAGGCGATCGGGACGGGCTTCGAGCGCCGGTACGGGGTGCTCAAGCGGCTCGGCGCGACGCCGCTGCCGCGTTCCGGGCTGATCCTCGCCAAGACGCTGACGGTCGTGCTGGTCGAGCTGATCCAGGCCGTCGTGATCATCGCGGTGGCGCTGGCGCTCGGCTGGAGCCCCGCGGGCAACCCCGCCGCGGCGGTCCTGGCCGTCCTGCTGGGCACCGCGGCGTTCAGCGGGTTCGGCCTGCTCATGGCCGGGACCCTGCGGGCCGAGGCCACCCTCGCCGCGGCCAACCTCGTCTACCTGCTGCTGCTCGTTCTCGGCGGCGTGGTCTTCCCGCTGGACAAGTTCCCCGCGGGCTTCGCCTCCGTGCTGGAGCTGCTGCCGATCTCGGCGCTGTCCGGCGCCCTGCGCGCGATCCTCGCCGACGGCACCGCCCTGCCTGGCGCCCAGCTGCTGATCCTCGCCGGCTGGGCGGTCGCCGGCCTCGCGCTCGCCGCCCGCTTCTTCCGTTGGGAGTGA
- a CDS encoding PrsW family intramembrane metalloprotease produces MTTLDPQAILDGRTPGRPSLKLIVGMVVTSTCALATLAVFAFLGDGGTFFVGLALALLPVPILLSAVLLLDRLEPEPVRDLVFAFLWGAGVAVVGALILNTLGYKYVTAPFFGDDKGLVWTATVGAPVIEESLKGAVLFVLLWFRRNEIDGITDGIVYAAMVALGFAMMENISYYMQAIDAGGQGRLEAVFILRGLISPLGHPLFTAMTGLGVAWAANHRRGRIPAVMAGLAGAILLHALWNGAAAYGVRGLAVVYVLDFCLLLVLLTLVFFERRALVHQIGRHLPAYVPTGLVSPQDIVMLGHIQRRRDARRWARKVGGKGAARAMSDYQLGATELVLLHKRLDAGVIETDFFTTRRTQLLNLMAVARQALLLSRPGRQPVTPPWGPSGLAGPPPQPPRQRP; encoded by the coding sequence ATGACGACGCTCGATCCCCAGGCGATCCTGGACGGCCGGACCCCCGGCCGTCCTTCGCTGAAATTGATCGTCGGGATGGTCGTCACCTCGACCTGCGCCCTGGCCACCCTCGCGGTCTTCGCCTTCCTCGGTGATGGAGGCACCTTCTTCGTCGGGCTCGCGCTGGCCCTGCTGCCGGTGCCGATCCTGCTGTCGGCGGTCCTGCTGCTCGACAGGCTGGAGCCCGAACCCGTCAGGGACCTGGTGTTCGCGTTCCTGTGGGGCGCGGGCGTGGCCGTCGTCGGGGCGCTGATCCTCAACACCCTGGGCTACAAGTATGTCACCGCGCCGTTCTTCGGCGACGACAAGGGCCTGGTGTGGACCGCGACGGTGGGCGCTCCGGTCATCGAGGAGTCGTTGAAGGGCGCGGTCCTGTTCGTGCTGCTGTGGTTCCGGCGCAACGAGATCGATGGGATCACCGACGGGATCGTCTACGCCGCGATGGTCGCGCTCGGCTTCGCGATGATGGAGAACATCTCCTACTACATGCAGGCCATCGACGCCGGGGGCCAGGGCCGTCTGGAGGCCGTGTTCATCCTCCGGGGGCTGATCTCCCCCCTCGGCCACCCCCTGTTCACCGCGATGACGGGCCTGGGCGTGGCGTGGGCGGCCAACCACCGGCGCGGGCGGATCCCGGCCGTCATGGCGGGGCTGGCGGGAGCGATCCTGCTGCACGCGCTGTGGAACGGCGCGGCGGCCTACGGGGTCAGGGGCCTCGCGGTCGTGTACGTGCTGGACTTCTGCCTGCTGCTGGTACTGCTGACACTGGTCTTCTTCGAACGCCGCGCGCTGGTGCACCAGATCGGCAGGCACCTGCCCGCCTACGTCCCGACCGGCCTGGTCTCACCACAGGACATCGTCATGCTCGGCCACATCCAGCGCCGCCGCGACGCCCGCCGCTGGGCCAGAAAAGTCGGCGGCAAAGGCGCAGCCCGCGCCATGTCGGACTACCAACTGGGCGCCACCGAACTCGTCCTGCTCCACAAACGCCTGGACGCCGGAGTCATCGAAACCGACTTCTTCACCACCCGCCGCACCCAACTGCTCAACCTCATGGCCGTCGCCCGCCAAGCACTACTCCTCAGCAGACCCGGCCGGCAACCCGTCACCCCACCCTGGGGACCATCAGGTCTGGCAGGGCCGCCGCCGCAGCCTCCGCGGCAGCGGCCCTAG
- a CDS encoding EamA family transporter → MSAAQADEARAGGIPGLGSVPPSVLVLFGILSVQLGAGLAKGMFDRLPPSWIVVLRLVTSAVVVGFMVRKRLWRVLRGASRRDLGAAAALGGSLALMNFSIYQSLQHIPLGIAVTIEFLGPLCVAVLASRRPLDLLWAALAFGGVVALARDGGDVNVPGVLWALLAGLGWALYIFAAAAAGRRLPGATGLALASVVATVLVLPPGMAALADAGWSVLTPELVALGVGVGLLSSVVPYTLELEALRRIPQGVFGILMSLEPAVAALVGVLLLGEHLSPVQWAAILAVMLACAGATRNART, encoded by the coding sequence GTGAGCGCGGCGCAGGCCGACGAGGCCAGGGCCGGGGGGATTCCCGGGCTCGGGTCCGTGCCGCCGTCGGTCCTCGTGCTGTTCGGGATCCTGTCGGTGCAGCTCGGGGCGGGCCTGGCCAAGGGGATGTTCGACCGGCTGCCGCCGTCGTGGATCGTGGTGCTGCGGCTGGTGACCTCGGCGGTCGTGGTCGGGTTCATGGTGCGCAAGCGGCTGTGGCGGGTGCTGCGCGGGGCGTCCCGGCGGGACCTGGGCGCGGCGGCCGCGCTCGGCGGGTCACTCGCGCTGATGAACTTCTCGATCTACCAGTCGCTCCAGCACATCCCGCTCGGCATCGCGGTGACCATCGAGTTCCTCGGGCCGCTGTGCGTGGCGGTCCTGGCGTCGCGGCGGCCGCTGGACCTGCTGTGGGCCGCGCTGGCCTTCGGCGGGGTCGTCGCCCTCGCCAGGGACGGCGGCGACGTCAACGTGCCCGGCGTCCTGTGGGCGCTGCTGGCGGGCCTCGGCTGGGCCCTGTACATCTTCGCCGCGGCGGCCGCGGGACGGCGCCTTCCGGGCGCCACGGGCCTCGCGCTGGCCAGTGTGGTGGCGACGGTCCTCGTCCTCCCGCCCGGGATGGCCGCCCTGGCCGACGCCGGCTGGTCGGTGCTCACCCCCGAACTGGTCGCGCTGGGCGTCGGGGTCGGGCTGCTGTCGTCCGTGGTGCCCTACACGCTGGAGCTCGAGGCGCTGCGGCGCATCCCCCAGGGCGTCTTCGGCATCCTCATGAGCCTGGAGCCCGCCGTCGCCGCGCTCGTCGGGGTGCTGCTGCTCGGCGAGCACCTGTCGCCGGTCCAGTGGGCGGCGATCCTCGCGGTCATGCTGGCCTGCGCCGGAGCGACCCGGAACGCCAGAACCTGA